CCGTTCGGCCATGGCGCGGAAGAGCTCCTCCCAGCCTTCCTGGCCCTCCGCGGCCGCCCGCCGTTGCGCCTCCTTCCTCAGCTCCTCGCCCCCGAGCACTCCTTTTAGTTTCGTGGGCAGATGCTCCCCGCCGATCGAGCTGTGCGCCTCGTCGATGATCACCGCGCACCGGCGAGTCGGGAGCGCGCCGGTGCTCGTCTCCCGGCGCTTCTCGGCCAGCTTCAGTAGTTGGCGCGAGACGAATGGGAACTTCTGCAACGTCGTGATGATCACCGGCACCGCGTTATCCAGCGCCTCCGCCAACTGGAGCGAGCTCTCGTCGATCTTCTGGACGACGCCGCGCTTGTGCTCAAACTGGTAGATCGTGTCCTGCAACTGCTGGTCGAGCACGACCCGATCGGTCACCACGACCACGCTGTCGAAGACCCGCTGATTCCGCGCGTCGTGCAGCGATGCCAGCCGATGCGTCAGCCAGCCGATCGTGTTGCTCTTTCCGCTTCCAGCGGAATGCTCTACCAGGTAGTTGTGTCCCACGCCTTCGCGTTTGGCCGCGTCCACCAGCGTGCGCACCGCCTGAAGCTGGTGGTAGCGCGGAAAGATCATGGTTTCCGTCTTGACCTTCCGACCCTGATCGTCCCGCCTCTCTTCGACCTGGAGATGGATGAACCGGGCCAACAGGTCGAGGAGGCTGTCCCGCTGAAGCACTTCCTCCCACAGGTAGGCCGTGCGATAGGTACGCCCCGCCGGATCCGGCGGGTTTCCGGCCCCACCCTGGCAGCCCTTGTTGAACGGCAGGAAGTGCGTCGCGGTGCCCGCGAGCCTCGTGGTCATCAGCACCGATTCGGTGTCCACTCCGAAATGCACCAGCGTGCGCCGCCTGAACTCGAAGATCGGCTCCCGCGGGTCACGGTCCTGCTTGTACTGCCGGCGCGCATCCTCGACCGTCTGGTTCGTGAGCGGGTTCTTGAGTTCCAGCGTGGCGATGGGGATGCCGTTCAGGCTCAGCGTCATGTCGACCGACTTCTCCGAGCGCGGCGAGAAATGCAGCTGCCGGGTGATCCCCAGGCGGTTTGCCGCGTAGCGCGCCTCCAACTCGGGATTCAGCTCATGCGCCGCCTTGAATAAGGCGACATGGAGAGTCCGTCCATAGCACTTGAACCCATGGCGTAGCGTCGCGAGCGCCCCTTCGGCGTCCATCCACTTGCACAGGTCGCCGAGGATCTGCTCGCCGGTCTTCTCCCCGTGCAGCGCTTCCAACCTGGCCCACTCCTTCGGCTGGGTCTCGTGGATGAAACCGAGGACGACCTCGGGGAAGATCGCGCGATCGCGGTCGAAGCCGTCCCGGTCAACCTGCACATAGCCGTTCGCAAGCAGGTGGGCTTCGATGACGGTCTCGAAGGCCGCTTCGCTCGTCCGGCTCATGGCCGCGGTCCCAGCACGAATCGCGCTCGCTCGCGCCGAAGCATCTCGAACGGCGTCATGCACTTGATCCCGAGCCCGATACAGGCACTCGGAATCTTGATCTTGCGAGTCGATGTGGCGGGAACCTCGTGCGTGACGATGGTGTGTCGTCCTGCAAGAGCCTGAGCGACGAGGTAGTAATCGGCCACTTGAAGGAACGTGCTCACCGCGGCCGGCTCGTAGTGTTGACCCTGTGCCCAGGTGCTGACCGCAGTCAGCGCCGGAAATATCGTCGCGTCGGGACGTAGGAAGAAGCCGTCGCCTCGGGCCGTCGCCCACCCCGACAGTTCGTC
Above is a window of Terriglobia bacterium DNA encoding:
- a CDS encoding DUF4411 family protein — its product is MAYLLDANVFIAAKTLHYGFDFCPAFWDWLIVNNAAGTVFSVEKVGDEVQAVADELSGWATARGDGFFLRPDATIFPALTAVSTWAQGQHYEPAAVSTFLQVADYYLVAQALAGRHTIVTHEVPATSTRKIKIPSACIGLGIKCMTPFEMLRRERARFVLGPRP